TATGGAACAGTAGCCAGATGGACATATGAAGTTGGCAAATTTTTAGATAAGCATTTACAGGAAAAATGGAAAAAATTAGCTAATAGGATAGATATGGATGAAATATCAATAGATGAGATGAGAACGTATATAAACAAAAATACAGAAGAAAATTCAGTATGGATATGGACAGCTTGTGTTAAGAAAGGTAATGAAAAATATTATTTATATGAAATTGGAGATAGGGAAGAAAAAACTTTTTTAAAATCTATTGGCTAAATTACCATTGGCAAAAGAATATCATACAGACGGATACCGTATATATAAATCTTGGTTAAATAGGAAACAGCATAAGATAAGTAAATTCGGGAAGACAAACAGGAATGAAGGGTTGCATTCAAGATTAAGAGATAGATTAAAAAGACTACAAAGGAAAACAAAAGAGTATAGTAAAAACATTAATGCATTGAGATATGCATTAGCTATTGTTTTTAGCCTTACTAATATTCCAACTGATTTTAGCCACCTTTAGATAGGACTACCAACTTTTGGTAGTTAGTTAAAGAGTAGATAATAAATTCCATCTAACAAAAACTAAAGCTAAAGCTCTATATAAAGCTCTAATAGATTTAGCATAAGCTTTTGTTTTTCTTTTTAGCATAGCAAGTTTATCTCTTAAAAAGGAATGCAATCCTTCATTCCAATTTGTATATCCGTATTTCTTTACCTTCCTATTATCCAAATTTCCATAAACTTTATATGCGTCTGTATGTATATCTTTAGCTATAGGTATTTGATAGTAAAGTTTCCAAAATGTTTCTTCATCTCGTTTTCCCAATTCAAAAAATTTAAAATCTTTATCAAAAACTGCTGTCCATATCCATATCTCATTTTCCTTCTTACCTACATAAGTCCACATTTCATCTAATCCTGCTTTTTTAAATACTTTGTTCTGAAAGACTTTTTTCCTTCCTTCTATTTTTTTTTATTGCTTTTTCTCCAGCCGCCCGTATCCAACTACGAACTGTTTCATAAGGAACTTCTAAAGACCGACTTATTACTGCTATTGGAACACCATCTGTGTATAGTCTTATTGCTGTTTTTTTTAGATTATCGGGATAATGCTTTCTTTCTGGGTTCTCTACAAAAATTCTTCCACATTCTTTACATAAATATCTTTGTTTTCCTTGATTTGATTTCCCATTCTTTACTATTTTTTCCGAATTACAATATACGCACCTCATATTATATATTTTACACTAATCAACTCTTAAACTGAATACCCAACTTTTAGTTTCTCATTAATTCTCTCAGCCAGATATACTTATCTACAGCTTCAGTTCCTTGGCCTACTACATTCATCCATCCAAGGAAATCAGGTATCCAGTCAAAAACTATATAAGCTACCGTAAATAAGATATAGCCAATCCAAAACATCATCCACCATGTAGGAACAGCATCTGTTACATAAGTAATTTTATCAACTGCTCTTGTATTTTCTAAATGTCCTGCCATTTTTAATAGTTCTTATTTCAAAAAATTTTTAAAATCTATTATACTCATAGGTTTTGATAAATAAAAGCCCTGTGCATAATCTATATCCAAAATATTTAATACTGACAAAATTTCTTTATTTTCTACAAATTCTGCAACGGTTTTTATACCAAAATCTTTTGAAATTTCTGAGATTGCTTTAACAATAGCTACTGAGCGTTTGTTATTTAAAATATCTTTTATCAAAGAACCATCTATTTTTAAAATATTTATATCCAAATTTAAAAGATATCTAAATGAAGCATATCCGGCTCCAAAATCATCAAGGGCAGAAAATATCCCTTTTTCTTCTAACTTTTTTATAAATTCAGATAAAATTCCAAAATATTCGACAAAAGAGCTTTCTGTAATTTCAATTACCGGTGTTATATTGTATTCTTTTTTCATTGTGTGGTAAATATCTATCTCTTTTTTTATAAATCCTGCTTTTTTTTCGGATTTTATCGTTTTATTTATAAAGATAAATTTATCCTCTAAAATTTTTAAATTGTCTTCATCTATTATTTTTTCAATTATTATATGCTCAAGCTGGTCAATATATCCAAAGTTATTTGCTACATCTATGAATTTATAAGCCGGTATAAATTCATTTCCATCTTTAATTCTAAGAAGTATCTCTCCACCGATAAATTTTTTAGATTTTATATCAAAAATTGGCTGGATAAATGGATATACATTTTTTGAAATTATAGCTTTATTTAATAAAACTTTTGCTTCCTCTATTCTTCTAAATCTATCGTGAAGCTCTTTGTTAAATACAATAAAAATTCCTTTTCCTTTTTGTTTTGCTTCATATAAAGCTTCTTCTGCTCTAAGGATTAAATTTTTTGCATCTAAAGCATCATTTGGATAAATAGAAATTCCTATGGATGCAGTAGTTTTAAGATGATTTTTACCTAAATTTAAAGAAAAATTTTCTATTTTTTGTAGTAAAATTTCTGCTGTTTTTATAATTTCTTCATTTTTTACATCATAAATGGCTATACAAAATTCATCTCCTCCGGTTCTTCCTAAGATAGAATTAGACCTGTCTATGTTCTCTAAAATATTAATTGCAATCTCTTTTAAAAATATATCACCTATTTCATGCCCATAAACATCATTTATATATTTAAAATTATCTAAATCAAGTGTCATTACAAATATTTTTTTATCTTTGTTTTCTGATTTTGCTTTTTCTATTAACTTTCCAAGTTCTCTCAAAAATCCCTCTTTTGATAAAAGCCCTGTTAAATAATCTATATATTTAATTGTTTCTACTTCTTGTTTTAAAGAAGAGAAGCTTTTAGCCATATAATCATATCTGGAAGTTATCTCTTTTAATAAATTTTTTAATATTTTCTGGTTAATATTATCCATATCTTACTCTCCAATAGCTACAATTAAGGATGTTTCGTTATATAGCATACCTGCTTTTCCAAATCTATCATGCCCAATTTCGCCGGATGTTAAAAATCCAACAATATCTATGGTAGGAAAATATTTTTTTAAAATTTTTTGTTCTTCCTGTTCTTTTCCTTCTTTTTTTAATAAATAAATTCTTGCCAAGCAGGAAAAATTAAGCATTATATATATTTTTTTATTTTTTATCTCATCTTGAAAATGTTTGATTATTCTTTCAAAACTATTTAAAATATCTTCTGAATCTGCTATTGCAATTCTTATTTCGCTACCCTCTTCTATATTTCCATAAAATATTAATGCATTTTCTTCTTTATTATATTTAAAAGCAGTTCTATTAACAGAAACATATCCATATTCCTTATTTAATATAAGAAAAGGGAAGTTCCATAAAGTTTGAGCTGTTGTAAGTGGATCTAAATTTTCAAGATTAATTCCGGTTCCTTGTAGTAATTTTTCTAAAAAATAATCTATTTTCATTCCTTCTATTTCATAAACTTTATTATCTTTTGCTTTTGTTATTTTATAAGGAAGTCCAACCGGTATAAATCCAAGTGATATATTTGAATATATTTTTAAATTTTTCAAGGTTAAGACAACAAATCCATCTTCAATAAATTTTCCGTTATAGATAATTCTTGTTCTAAACTCTTTATCTCTTGAAGAAGCAATACCACCCCATAAATTTCCTTCTTCCGAAAAACCATGCAAGCTATCCAACACCTTATTTATTGAAACCGGAGATACATTTGCAAAAATAAGGTTTACATTCTCTCTATTGTTTAAATAATAATTTTTTAAATTATCTGCTGTTTTTTCTATATTTTCAGTTATATCTTCTTGTAAAAAGATATTATAATTTTCTCCATAATATCCAAAACCGGAAATGCCATCATAAAATAGATTTTCATTAAACATAACTCCGATAGCAGAAATTGCTATATAATCACCACCATAATACTGCCTGATACATTTATCAAAATCTTCATCAAGAAATTCATAAGGAACAAAAATAACTAATAATTTTGCATCCGGAAATATAGTTTTATTTAGCTTTAGTAAGCATTCTTTCTTATCTATCTTATCAAATCCAAAAGACTTAAATAGCATAGCATCCCTCTTGAAGTTGTTATATATTATTATACATATTTTTCTGGAGGTTTAAAATGAAGACTTTAAATCTTAATTATATATATGATAAGGTTTTAAATAAAGAAAGAATATCCGAAGAAGAAGCTTTATATATTTTTGAAAATAGCGATGTTATTACCTTAGGTAAAATTGCAAATTATATTAGAAAGCAGAAACATCCTTCAAATATTGTAACTTTTGTTGTTGATAGAAATATTAATTACACAAATATATGTGTTGCCGGTTGTAAATTTTGTGCTTTTCAAAGAAAGAAAAAAGATAAAGATGCTTATGTTCTGGAATATGATGAGATATTTAGAAAAATACAGGAGCTTATAGATTGGGGAGGAACAACTTTATTAATGCAGGGAGGATTAAATCCGGATTTGAGACTTGATTTTTATATAGATTTAATATCATCTATAAAGGAAAAATTTCCGAATATTCAGATACATTCTTTATCTGCAACCGAAATTAATTATATAGCCAAACTTGAAAATATGAGTATAAAAGATGTTTTGGTTAAATTAAAAGAAGCAGGTTTGGATAGTTTACCCGGTGGAGGAGCAGAAATTTTATCAGACGAAGTTAGGGTTTTAATTTCTTCTAATAAAACAAATACAAAAACTTGGCTTGAAGTTCATAAAACCGCCCATGAGCTTGGTATGAAAAGCACTGCTACAATGATGTTTGGACATATAGAGAAACCAAAACATATAATAGAACATCTATCCAATATAAGAAATCTTCAAGATGAAACCGGCGGATTTACTGCTTTTATTCCTTGGACTTTCCAAAAGGGAAATACAATGCTTGATTATCTTGAACCGGCAACATCCACATATTATTTAAAAGTTTTATCTTTAAGCAGAATATTTCTTGACAATTTTGATAATATTCAGGCTTCACATGTAACCCAAACTATGAAAATAGGTCAGGTAGCCCTTCATTTTGGAGCAAATGACCTTGGAAGTACTATGATAGAGGAAAATGTGGTAGCTTCTACCGGATTTAAGGTATCTTATCCAAAACCGGAAAAAATGGCAAAATATATAAAAGAAGCCGGATTTATACCTGCCCAAAGAGATACATATTACAAAATTTTAAAAATCTGGGAATAAATAACAAATATTACAGAAGCAAAAATAAGAGAATCTATTCTGTCAAGAATACCACCGTGTCCCGGTATTATGTTTGAAGAATCTTTAACTTCAAACTGTCTTTTTATAAAACTTTCAAATAAATCCCCAATCTGTAAAAAGATAGCAGATAAAAAAATAGGAATAGAAAGATATAAAACATCAAATTTTAAATAATATGCAAAGATTAAACCAAATATAACAGAAGCCACAAAACTACCAATTGCTCCTTCAACCGTCTTCTTAGGAGATATTACCGGAGATAATTTTCTTTTTCCGAAATTCTTCCCTATAATATAAGCAAAAATATCTCCAAACCATACAACAGCAAATAAAACAAAAATAAGATTTTTATCAATTTCTATCAAAATTCCTACGGAAGATATAAAAAAAGTGGTATATATCAAACCGAAAAAAGAAAAAACTAAGTAATTAATATCATAATATTTTTTTCCTACCCAAAAAGAGTATAAAGTTATCAAAAATAAAGCTAAATAAAAACTGACAAAAAGAATAGATAAAGAAGCTAAAAAAGAAGTTATTAAAGAAAAAGGATTAGATATATTGCTGAATTTTTTTTCAAAAATATTATTAATTTCCCAAGTTGCCAATACAGATAAAACAGCAATAAATAATTTAATGATATAAACCGGAAGATATATAATACCACCGATAACTATGCCGGCAAGGATAATTGCAGAGATAGTTCTTATCACAAACTCTTTCATTCTATCACTTTTCCAAATCTTCTTTCTCTACTTTGATAATCATATAAAGCCTTTAAAAATTCTTCTTCATCAAAATCAGGCCATAATGTTTCAGTAAAATAAAGCTCTGTGTAAGCAAGTTGCCATAACATAAAGTTAGATATTCTTTTTTCTCCACTTGTTCTAATAAGTAAATCCGGCTCAGGGATATCCGGCAAATATAGATAATTCTTAAAATCTTCTTCTGTTATCTCTTTTTTCTCTTTTAATATTTTATTAACAGCATCTATAATTTCTGCCCTACCACTATAATTAAATGCTATAATCAAAGTTAAATCTTTACCATTTTTTGTTTTAGTTTCTGCTTCTTCCATAGCTAATTTTATATAATCAGCAACATCTCTTCTTCCCATAAACAGAAGTTTTATATTGTTTTCTATCAAAAAAGGAATTTCTTTATTTATATATTCAACGAATAAAGACATTATAGCTTCTACTTCTTCTTTCGGTCTTTGCCAATTTTCAGTAGAAAAAGCAAAAAGAGTCAGATATTTTATTCCTACTTTCTTAGAGAATTTAACTGCTTTTTCTACTGCATTGATACCTTCTCTATGTCCGAAAACCCTTGGTAATCCTCTTTTTTTAGCCCATCTGCCATTGCCATCCATTATGATGGCAACATGGCTTGGGATTTTATATAAATTCATTGTAAAGTCCCTAATTTTTTAGTAGCAAGTCCTGCTTCTTCCGTATTAGGGAACATTTGTATTACTTTATTTAGATATTCTTTGCCTTTTTCTTTATCGCCTATATTTATATAAGCATATCCAAGTTTTAATAATGCTCCAGGATATTTATTACATTTTTTTATTTCGCCTTTATCACATTTATCTATTAAAGCCTGAAATAATTTTATAGAATCCTCATATTTACCTTCTGCAAAAAATGTTTGGGCAGACCAGAATATAGCATTTCCGTATAAATCCGAATCAGGATATTTTTTTAAAAATTCATAAAAATACTGTCTTGCACCGGTCAAATCTCCTTTAAAATATAAATCCAATGCATATTGATATAACTCTTTTTCCCCTTCCGGAATTTTAACTTTTTCTGCTCCTTCTTTTGGAAGTTCTTCAGGTTTTGGTAATTTTTCCTTAGTTTCTACTTGCTCTTGTTTCTTTGAAGATTTTAATTTTTCTATCTCAATACTATTTTCTGAAACTTTTTGAGATAATTTATCTACCCTTGTGGTTAATGTTTCAATAGCTTCTCTATTATTCTTTGTTTCAGTTTTTAAAGAAGCTATATCTTCCTTCATCTGAATAATATCCCTTTGTAATGCTACCATCTGGTCTTGATTTGCACAGGAAAATGCAAAAACCGATATTAAAGCCAAAAATCCTACCTTTTTCATCTTTTCCTACCTCCTATTAAAAATAAAAATATAATAACACCGGAAGAAATACCTAAGGATAATATAGTTATTTCGGCAAAAAATAAAAAAGAGTTATTTAATTTTAACAAAAATCTATCTAATAAAAATGCAATAAAAGGTAAAGCCATTAAGGTTGTCATTAATGTAATAACAAATAAAGGATTTTCTAATTTCCCTTTCATGATTTTTATCCTCAATTTTTGCGAAATGATAAAATATTTTATAATAAATTTTTTGTGGAGGTTTTTAGATGTTTAATGTTGCAATTCTTGGAGCTACCGGTGCAGTTGGACAAACAATGATAAAAGTTTTGGAAGAAAGGAACTTTCCGATTGATAATATAAAATTTTTGGCTTCTGAAAGGTCTGCCGGTAAAGAGATTGAATATTATGGTATGAAATATAAAGTAGAGCCGGTATCGGAAGAAGCTTTTGAAGGAATAGATATAGCATTATTTTCTGCCGGTGGAGAAAGAAGCAAGAAATGGGCTCCTGTGGCTGTATCCAAAGGTGCAATAGTTATTGATAATAGTTCTGCTTTTAGAATGGAAAATGATGTTCCTCTTGTAGTTCCGGAAGTTAATCCGGAAGATGTTAAATGGCACAAAGGAATAATAGCCAATCCAAACTGCTCTACTATTCAGATGGTTGTAGCTTTATATCCTATACACCAAAGAAAGAAAATAAAAAGAATTTTCGTATCTACATATCAAGCTGTTTCAGGAGCAGGTGCGACAGCAATAGAAGATTTAGAAATGGAAACAAAAGCAAGATTTGAAGGAAAATATTACTATCCAAAAGCTTTACCAACCCATATAGCTTTTAATGTAATACCAAGAATAGATAATTTTGAGCCAAATGGTTATACAAAAGAAGAGATGAAAATGATAAATGAAACAAGAAAAATAATGCATGCTCCTGATATTAAAGTATCTCCAACCTGTGTAAGAGTGCCGGTTTATATTGGTCATAGTGAAACTGTGGTTATAGAAACGGAAGAACCTATAACTGTAGAAGAAGCAAGAGAGATTTTATCAAAAGCTCCCGGTGTAATTCTTGAAGATGACCCTTTTAATAATGTTTATCCAACACCAATAGAAGTAGCTGGAAAAGATGATGTTTTTGTCGGTAGAATTAGAAAAGATACTGCTTTTGATAATGGTCTTTCTATGTGGATAGTTGCAGATAATCTTAGAAAAGGTGCTGCAACAAATGCTGTTCAGATTGCAGAATTACTTATAAAATACCAATTAATTAAAAAATAATAAAAACGGGCGAATATTCGCCCGCTTAATAAATTAATCTTCAATAAATGGTTTCAAATATTTTGCTCTATGTGGATGTCTTAATTTTCTTAAAGCTTTTGCTTCTATCTGTCTTATTCTTTCTCTTGTAACACCAAAATGTTTTCCAACTTGCTCCAGAGTATATTCTGTATCATCTTCAAGACCAAATCTATATCTTAAAACTTGCTCTTCTCTTTCTGATAAAGTGGATAATACCTCATCAAGCTGAGCTTTCAATGCTTGTTTTAAAACATATTCTTCAGGAGATAAAACCGATTTATCTGCTATAAAATCTCCAAGTTGTGATTCTTCATCATCACTTACCGGTGTTTCAAGGGAGATAGGCTCCTGTGATGTTCTTAATATCTTTCTTACCTTATCTGCCGGCATACCAACTTTTTTAGCTATCTCTTCCGGAGTAGGTTCTCTTCCAAGTTCCTGAACCATAGACCTTGCAACTCTGAGTAGTTTATTGATTGTTTCTATCATATGAACCGGTATTCTTATTGTTCTTGCTTGGTCTGCTATTGCTCTTGTTATAGCCTGTCTTATCCACCATGTAGCATAAGTTGAAAATTTATAACCTTTTTTATAATCAAATTTATCAACGGCTTTCATTAATCCTATATTTCCTTCTTGAATTAAATCTAAAAACTGTAAGCCTCTGTTTGTGTATTTTTTAGCTATAGAAACAACAAGTCTTAAATTAGCCTGAACTATAATCTGCTTTATTCTATTAACTTCTTGTCTTCCTTCTTGAATTATATTAATTACATGGTCAAATTCAGAAGGAATTGTTCCAATTTTTTCTTTTAAAGATTCTATCTCTTCTTTTAATCTAACTGTTTCTGTTCTCAAAATTTCATATCTTGGTATAGAAAATCCACTTCTTTCTATTTTCTTGAGTAAAGTTTCATCTTTATGATAATCAGGAGATAATAATTTTTCTATATCTGTATCTATTTTTTCTATTCTTTTAATTCTTTTTTCAAACTCTTTCTCGCTTTTTCTTAATTTAAGATATAACTCTTTTAATTCATCAGCAATTTTATCAAGTCTTGTAAATTTTATGTTAAGTGTTTTGATGAATCTATTTAGTTTTGCATGCTGGATAAGGAACTGTTTTTTTGTTTCTATATCATTATTTTCTACAACTTTCTTTTCAAGCTCTTTCAAATCTCTGTATAATTTTGCAAGCTCTAATCCTTTTTTTATAAAATCTGCAGAAAATTTATCTATCTGATTTTCACCTTCGTTATCTTCATCCTGATATTCTTCCAATTCCATATTTACTATTTCATAAGCTTTTAATTTTCCTTCTGCAACTTTTGCCCAATCATCTAATAATCTTTCAGTTAAGAAAGATGTTCTTAGTAATCCTCTAAATACTTTTTTTCTGCCCCTTTCCATATCTTTAGATAATCTGATTTCTTCATCTCTTGTTAAAAGAGGGATTTTACCCATTTCTCTTAGATATAATTTTACAGGGTCATCTGCTTTTGCCCATACATCATCATCAAACTCAACACCAAGATATTCTTCTAAATCAATATTTTCTTCTGATATTGGCTTTTTGTCTTCTACCACATCAATATTTAATTCATTTAAATACTCAATAAGATAATCTAAATGATGGTCTGAATGGAGAATATCTTCATCAATAACCTCATTAATTTCCGAGTAAGTAACATAACCTTTTTCTTTTGCAATGTTAATCAACCTTCTGACATCATCTCTTTCATAAAGGGCTGCCATTTATATTACCTCCTATTTTTAAGTTCGTTTAATTTAGATTTTTTTATCAGTAATAAATCTGTTGGGTTTGTTTCCGGATTAAATGCAAGAAGTCCAAGTTCTTTTTCTTTCCAATCTGCTTGAAGTTTTTTTACAATCTGATTTATAGATTCTTCTGTTGGCTCTTCTTCAAAATTTAAGATAATTTGCTCTTCTTCTTCTCCCAATTTATCTTCCTTAATCTGTTCTATAAAATATCTAAAAAG
This region of Venenivibrio stagnispumantis genomic DNA includes:
- the mqnC gene encoding cyclic dehypoxanthinyl futalosine synthase is translated as MKTLNLNYIYDKVLNKERISEEEALYIFENSDVITLGKIANYIRKQKHPSNIVTFVVDRNINYTNICVAGCKFCAFQRKKKDKDAYVLEYDEIFRKIQELIDWGGTTLLMQGGLNPDLRLDFYIDLISSIKEKFPNIQIHSLSATEINYIAKLENMSIKDVLVKLKEAGLDSLPGGGAEILSDEVRVLISSNKTNTKTWLEVHKTAHELGMKSTATMMFGHIEKPKHIIEHLSNIRNLQDETGGFTAFIPWTFQKGNTMLDYLEPATSTYYLKVLSLSRIFLDNFDNIQASHVTQTMKIGQVALHFGANDLGSTMIEENVVASTGFKVSYPKPEKMAKYIKEAGFIPAQRDTYYKILKIWE
- a CDS encoding phosphatidate cytidylyltransferase encodes the protein MKEFVIRTISAIILAGIVIGGIIYLPVYIIKLFIAVLSVLATWEINNIFEKKFSNISNPFSLITSFLASLSILFVSFYLALFLITLYSFWVGKKYYDINYLVFSFFGLIYTTFFISSVGILIEIDKNLIFVLFAVVWFGDIFAYIIGKNFGKRKLSPVISPKKTVEGAIGSFVASVIFGLIFAYYLKFDVLYLSIPIFLSAIFLQIGDLFESFIKRQFEVKDSSNIIPGHGGILDRIDSLIFASVIFVIYSQIFKIL
- the rpoD gene encoding RNA polymerase sigma factor RpoD, translated to MAALYERDDVRRLINIAKEKGYVTYSEINEVIDEDILHSDHHLDYLIEYLNELNIDVVEDKKPISEENIDLEEYLGVEFDDDVWAKADDPVKLYLREMGKIPLLTRDEEIRLSKDMERGRKKVFRGLLRTSFLTERLLDDWAKVAEGKLKAYEIVNMELEEYQDEDNEGENQIDKFSADFIKKGLELAKLYRDLKELEKKVVENNDIETKKQFLIQHAKLNRFIKTLNIKFTRLDKIADELKELYLKLRKSEKEFEKRIKRIEKIDTDIEKLLSPDYHKDETLLKKIERSGFSIPRYEILRTETVRLKEEIESLKEKIGTIPSEFDHVINIIQEGRQEVNRIKQIIVQANLRLVVSIAKKYTNRGLQFLDLIQEGNIGLMKAVDKFDYKKGYKFSTYATWWIRQAITRAIADQARTIRIPVHMIETINKLLRVARSMVQELGREPTPEEIAKKVGMPADKVRKILRTSQEPISLETPVSDDEESQLGDFIADKSVLSPEEYVLKQALKAQLDEVLSTLSEREEQVLRYRFGLEDDTEYTLEQVGKHFGVTRERIRQIEAKALRKLRHPHRAKYLKPFIED
- a CDS encoding IS1 family transposase translates to MEGRKKVFQNKVFKKAGLDEMWTYVGKKENEIWIWTAVFDKDFKFFELGKRDEETFWKLYYQIPIAKDIHTDAYKVYGNLDNRKVKKYGYTNWNEGLHSFLRDKLAMLKRKTKAYAKSIRALYRALALVFVRWNLLSTL
- the ybgF gene encoding tol-pal system protein YbgF, which produces MKKVGFLALISVFAFSCANQDQMVALQRDIIQMKEDIASLKTETKNNREAIETLTTRVDKLSQKVSENSIEIEKLKSSKKQEQVETKEKLPKPEELPKEGAEKVKIPEGEKELYQYALDLYFKGDLTGARQYFYEFLKKYPDSDLYGNAIFWSAQTFFAEGKYEDSIKLFQALIDKCDKGEIKKCNKYPGALLKLGYAYINIGDKEKGKEYLNKVIQMFPNTEEAGLATKKLGTLQ
- a CDS encoding IS1 family transposase, whose product is MAKEYHTDGYRIYKSWLNRKQHKISKFGKTNRNEGLHSRLRDRLKRLQRKTKEYSKNINALRYALAIVFSLTNIPTDFSHL
- a CDS encoding bifunctional diguanylate cyclase/phosphodiesterase, with product MDNINQKILKNLLKEITSRYDYMAKSFSSLKQEVETIKYIDYLTGLLSKEGFLRELGKLIEKAKSENKDKKIFVMTLDLDNFKYINDVYGHEIGDIFLKEIAINILENIDRSNSILGRTGGDEFCIAIYDVKNEEIIKTAEILLQKIENFSLNLGKNHLKTTASIGISIYPNDALDAKNLILRAEEALYEAKQKGKGIFIVFNKELHDRFRRIEEAKVLLNKAIISKNVYPFIQPIFDIKSKKFIGGEILLRIKDGNEFIPAYKFIDVANNFGYIDQLEHIIIEKIIDEDNLKILEDKFIFINKTIKSEKKAGFIKKEIDIYHTMKKEYNITPVIEITESSFVEYFGILSEFIKKLEEKGIFSALDDFGAGYASFRYLLNLDINILKIDGSLIKDILNNKRSVAIVKAISEISKDFGIKTVAEFVENKEILSVLNILDIDYAQGFYLSKPMSIIDFKNFLK
- a CDS encoding cytochrome C oxidase subunit III; this translates as MAGHLENTRAVDKITYVTDAVPTWWMMFWIGYILFTVAYIVFDWIPDFLGWMNVVGQGTEAVDKYIWLRELMRN
- a CDS encoding aspartate-semialdehyde dehydrogenase, producing MFNVAILGATGAVGQTMIKVLEERNFPIDNIKFLASERSAGKEIEYYGMKYKVEPVSEEAFEGIDIALFSAGGERSKKWAPVAVSKGAIVIDNSSAFRMENDVPLVVPEVNPEDVKWHKGIIANPNCSTIQMVVALYPIHQRKKIKRIFVSTYQAVSGAGATAIEDLEMETKARFEGKYYYPKALPTHIAFNVIPRIDNFEPNGYTKEEMKMINETRKIMHAPDIKVSPTCVRVPVYIGHSETVVIETEEPITVEEAREILSKAPGVILEDDPFNNVYPTPIEVAGKDDVFVGRIRKDTAFDNGLSMWIVADNLRKGAATNAVQIAELLIKYQLIKK
- a CDS encoding isoprenyl transferase is translated as MNLYKIPSHVAIIMDGNGRWAKKRGLPRVFGHREGINAVEKAVKFSKKVGIKYLTLFAFSTENWQRPKEEVEAIMSLFVEYINKEIPFLIENNIKLLFMGRRDVADYIKLAMEEAETKTKNGKDLTLIIAFNYSGRAEIIDAVNKILKEKKEITEEDFKNYLYLPDIPEPDLLIRTSGEKRISNFMLWQLAYTELYFTETLWPDFDEEEFLKALYDYQSRERRFGKVIE
- a CDS encoding FIST signal transduction protein, which translates into the protein MLFKSFGFDKIDKKECLLKLNKTIFPDAKLLVIFVPYEFLDEDFDKCIRQYYGGDYIAISAIGVMFNENLFYDGISGFGYYGENYNIFLQEDITENIEKTADNLKNYYLNNRENVNLIFANVSPVSINKVLDSLHGFSEEGNLWGGIASSRDKEFRTRIIYNGKFIEDGFVVLTLKNLKIYSNISLGFIPVGLPYKITKAKDNKVYEIEGMKIDYFLEKLLQGTGINLENLDPLTTAQTLWNFPFLILNKEYGYVSVNRTAFKYNKEENALIFYGNIEEGSEIRIAIADSEDILNSFERIIKHFQDEIKNKKIYIMLNFSCLARIYLLKKEGKEQEEQKILKKYFPTIDIVGFLTSGEIGHDRFGKAGMLYNETSLIVAIGE
- a CDS encoding transposase, with the translated sequence MFVENPERKHYPDNLKKTAIRLYTDGVPIAVISRSLEVPYETVRSWIRAAGEKAIKKNRRKEKSLSEQSI